GAAATATCATCGATATTTCACTACCTCGAATTTCCCGTAACCGGTCATAGCTGGCCTTGGTAACATCTTCACCATTAAAGTTGATCTGACCGTTTGAAACCTGCACATGCGGTGCTGGTAGCAATCCCATGACAGCTCGCGCCGTGAGCGACTTTCCCGACCCACTTTCACCAACCACGCATAGGGTTTCACCCTGAGCCAGCTCAAGATTGACTTTTTGCACAGCATATGTGCGATCAGCACCAGCGGGTAACTGGATGAAAAGATCATTGATATCCAGAAGTTTGTTTTTCAATTTCTTTCTCTCAACCGCGGGTTTAACGCATCATTCAAACCTTCACCAACAAGGTTGATCGCCAGCACTGTAATAAGAATGGCAATGCCGGGGAACGTACAGACCCACCATGCTGACCGAAGCATGGTGCGCCCCGCCCCAATCTGGAACCCCCAACTCATAATGTTTGGATCACCAAGCCCTAAAAAAGCAAGGCCACTTTCAATCAGGATAGCTGTTGCCACCATCAATGAACCAACCACAATAATAGGGCTTAGACAATTTGGCAGAATTTCACGCATCATGATCCGTAGATCATTCATACCCAGCGTATGACATGCTTGCACAAATTCCCGGTTTTTCAGAGCCAGAAATTCACCCCTTACAAGTCGTGCCACACTGGGCCATGACACAACAGCGATTGCAATCACAATACTGATAATTGATGGCTTCATAATCGCAACCAGCAGAATGGCGAAAATAAATGAAGGAATGGTTTGAAAAATTTCGGTGACGCGCATCAGCAAGTCATCCAAGCGACCACCATAATATCCAGAAAATGCGCCAAAAAGCACACCTATGAATACGGCAACCAATGTCGCCACCAAGCCAATCAGCAATGATGTTTTGGCACCATGAACAATCCCCGCTGCCACATCGCGCCCCAGCGAGTCACTGCCAAGCAGGAACCCGTTTGTGCCTGGGCCGGATAATGGTTTGCCAGCTAGACGAAACGGATCAAACCCATACAACAAGTCAGCAAAACCCGCCATCAAAACAACCAATATGATGACAAACAATCCAAAAACGGCAGATTTGTTGCGTTTATATCTTCCCCAGAATTCCAGCATATTAAGAAACCTCAATTCTAGGATCCAAGAAACAATAGATGATATCGACAACCAGATTAACAGCAATGACCAAAATTGATGACAACATGAAAATACCAAGCAACAGGTTTAGGTCGCGCGCAAATAGTGATTCAAAAGCCAGCATGCCTAACCCGGGCCAAGCAAACACTGACTCAACAATTACTGATCCACCAATTAGTGCACCCACCTGCACACCTGCCATTGTAACAACAGGAAGCAGAGCATTCCGTAGAACATGGACGAAGGTAATCCGACGTTCGGTTAATCCTTTGGCACGAGCGGTAATGACATAATCCTGACCATATTGTTCCAGCATCGAGGCACGCATCATGCGCGTATAAAGCGCTAGATAGAATAA
This window of the Candidatus Puniceispirillum marinum IMCC1322 genome carries:
- a CDS encoding ABC transporter permease, whose amino-acid sequence is MLEFWGRYKRNKSAVFGLFVIILVVLMAGFADLLYGFDPFRLAGKPLSGPGTNGFLLGSDSLGRDVAAGIVHGAKTSLLIGLVATLVAVFIGVLFGAFSGYYGGRLDDLLMRVTEIFQTIPSFIFAILLVAIMKPSIISIVIAIAVVSWPSVARLVRGEFLALKNREFVQACHTLGMNDLRIMMREILPNCLSPIIVVGSLMVATAILIESGLAFLGLGDPNIMSWGFQIGAGRTMLRSAWWVCTFPGIAILITVLAINLVGEGLNDALNPRLRERN